The stretch of DNA GCTGTTTTGCTCTGGTATTGTACTGTACGCATTTCTTCTGTTGCTGGTGcagtaaccatgacaacagcaAAGCGCTGTTCGTACTTGTATAGTTTGTATTCAATAGTTTGATTTACATCATTAAGACTATTCAAGAATGATTCTGTGATTGATTCATTGTAAATTACTGTGTTAATGATTTTGACCATAATCAGCAGAATACACCACAAAGACACTATTTGATAttgttaaacttttttttataaattttgACTCTTGAATTTGATGCCTGCAACATGTTGCAGAGGAGCTGGGTGTGTGAAAACAACTGGGTGTGTCACAGTGTGTCCACAACAGCTGGACAGTGCATTAATGCGAAAAAGGGATTGTTCCTGTCAATGGTAGAACGTGCAGCGTGTCAAACATTTAGAAGACGATTGGTTTAATATTTGCGTCACAACTGAGCAACTTGTTTGATTTCAGCCACCATTTACTCCTGGTACTAGTGGAAATACACTGAGCTTCTAGGATTTTTAGGATTTATTCTTATTTGCACCTATTGTATGTATTGTGTGTATTGTAGGTTTAGCCTGTGTTCCTTCATACAGGAAATGCTCCTACTCTTGAGTAACCTTCTCTGAAGCAAACACATCAGCCTCTGACAGGAATATGTGGGACTGGAGCCACGATGGAGGAAAACACATGTGAACAGAGCCAGCCTGTAAACGGACTGAGGGAGGAGGCTCTGCTGGCTTTGCTGTTTGCTCTGCTTTATGATGTACACATTTCTTCTCTCCTGCCTTCCAGAGGTTTAATAATTGTGCTAATAAACGTGTATCGGTTGGATATTTCTTTGCTGTGTTCCATGTTGAGtgaaaagagaaagacagattGATTGACAGTCTACTCTACAACAACATCTGATTTCTGGATACGAACGACAACGCAGGTAAGAGAGTTACATAAAAAATGTGAGTCCTCTGTGGTCAGGATCACTGGACCCAGCTTTGCTTTGCTCTGAGAGTTAGATTCTTGGTGGGGTGGGGTTCAGCCAGAATTCAGAATGAGCAGATGGTTTAAGACGCTGAAGAGCTCTGCTGGGACGTGGACAGAGGTTATTGAAGCCAATACATTTGCCACtggtttttctctgtttttcagATTTAAATCTTATATCTCACCTCTTTCCAAACCACCAACCTGCTCTTTAAGATGACTTTCAGTGGCCAGCGCTGGACATTTGCTGCTCTGTTGGTAAAAATGCTTCATCAGTGATTAATTAGTTGATTGTACGTCTCTTTCACTCATAAAAGCTGACTTTATAGAAAGCAGCTTGTGAGTCTGGATGCAACTGTGCACTTTATTTCTCTGATTCATTCAGACACACTCATTTGTCGTCACAGATGTTTGTGATGAACGTCTGCAGAGGACATGCACTCACATGTCATCAAGCAGAGTATCTGATTGGAAATGAATGCTGCCCCATGTGTTTACCTGGTAAAATCAAAGCGAGGTTTAAAGGTTGTTATAAAGAGGCTGATGCTCAAGATCTTTGTCTTTGGTTTCAACAGGGAATCGAGTGAGAACAGACTGTACAGAGTTCAGAAGTACGTCCTGTCTGCCCTGCTTGGATGGAACCTACATGGACCATCCCACTGGACTCAAACAGTGTTTCCTCTGCACAATCTGTCATCAAGGTGCATTAGTGTTTACTAATCTTTACTGAGTCACATATagtacacatgcacataaataAGGTTATTTGCATATGTACTTTACATAATTATTGACATTTTGACTTACATCATGACATTTTTAGGATTTTTCTCCTTGTGTTCTTATGTAATCTCCATTTGCTGACAGGTTCTGGTCTGAGGACAATGTGGTCATGTACAAGTACATCAGATGCAGTTTGTGAACCACTGGACGGGTTTTACTGTGTGGAGCCTGCGAGTCATGGTTGTTataaagcacagaaacacacaagctgTGAACCAGGACAGTACATCAGCAGAAATGGTTGGTTCACTTGTGCTGATGTTCACCCTTACCTCCAACCTTTACAAGTGTTGTATCACTGAGCTAAATGCAGGTTTCTGTCTTTATAACCCATCTCTGATCAGGAACAGTGTCCTCAGACACAGAGTGCTCTGACTGCAGCAATGGAACCTTCTCAGATGGATCATTTACGTCCtgtcaaccacacacacagtaagtgaAGCTTCACATCAGCTACATTTACACTCGTTTTTCAATTCATGCATCCTACAAATGTACAAAACCTTGATCATTTCAGATGTGACTCTGAAAACCTTCAGCTGGTAAAAGCAGGAACAGCTTCATCTGATGCAGAGTGTGAAGAACAAACTAACCTAATGGCTCTCGTTTGGAAATATGCTATACTAAGAACTAAGCTTTCTGTCCTCAGTTTATTGATTCCTGCAGAAGATGGCCAAAAGGCAGATGTTCATTAATACAGCTCTCAAAGAAAATgaataacattttaaataagGTTTATAGATAAAATTCAGTAATGCAAACAACATTTAAACCAAGTACATTTTCAATTTATCACAGCTgacagctgagtgtgtgtggtggaaatttcccataaagaggcagatgagagagttatcttttgtgagatttattataaaaataaaggaaaataaaaataatggggaaagcaaatcaaaaacatggatgttgatcgtgcacatcaacaaaccaaaaaccagctggggaaatcagtgcacacaccacgaaggtgtgccacgatcctcaagttgcttccgTTACTACGTTtgaacgtctgtgtagcccaatcagactgcatgcaccatcccatcactgtcgctgtgtgtgtggagatgtttacattctcacacctgcatcactggcgtctgactatcagagaggaaggagcactaagtctcaacagacagaaagacacaactccggggagtccagagtctatcaggcagagacaactactgaacaatctaggtgaaatgtcaaatatatcaaacagaagtaagacaaaaaaagagatattaattgcagaacataaataataaatcatataataactgcatagaataagaaagaaacaattttcccataacagtgtGCTTATTTGTTTTCTTAGTATGAACTTTGCCTTAGTAATGTAGGCAAACATatcatatatgtatattataatTGATGAGAAAATGTGGACTCAATGAACAATATACCACTTTACAAAAAAGAAGAACCAGATGAAAGTAAATCATAATGAAAACAGTGTGGAGCCACGTTTTTGCTGTAACCTGCAGTAACCATGACAACGACCCAGCAAAGCGGCCTGCTTTGGTTTTTATTCTGCAGTTGGAAGACAGAATGATTCTGTGACTGATTTGTTGTAATAAATGTCCAGTGTGATTCCAAATTTgttcaaatcaatcaaatcaataaaaacaaatacaatgacACCCATAATCAGTTGAACACAGCATAAATGTAAATTAACTTTTTTGGTAAATCTCATTTGATGCCTGTGTCATGTCCCGGAGGAGCTGAGCGTGCGGAAACAAGGGACTGGGTGTATCTCAGTGAGGACGCTTTGTGCAGGATGTTAAAGATTTAGAAGACATTTGGTTTATTATTTGAACAACTTGTTTCATTACAGCTGTGTTTAATCCTGGTACAAGTGAAAATAAACTGAGCCTGATGTTTGAGgtaatatgtattttttttacattttgtcgtTGGGTAAAACATTAGAATGTTTGAAATATCTGCTGACAATACATAAAGGCAGCAACATTCGAGACCAACACACTACAACCTTTGTACTGAACTACAGACCTGTCTTTGTTGTGGCAGttgcttttttttcaaacaagAGAACTAGTGTGCCTGTAGAAGAAATAAAGGCTCTAAAGGGCGTGGACACAGTTTTCTTCCAAATACAGAAATCGTAGAAAACACGACGCGCCAGCATTTATGGAAACAAAACTACAAGTGAAGCTCAGGCTGCTAATGGTCTAAAACTTGTCTGACATCAGTTTTCAGCAAGATCTCTGTCAACCAGGTAATGTttaactttttacttttttactagTCATCAGGTTCCCGTAGACATTTAAAGGCTGTTGTTATTTACACTGTTTAATTTATTAGAGTAACATCTAGCTATTCCTCAATTATAGCTGCGCTATTATTAATATAACACAGGATTATATGTACTTTTatctgtttcattttatttgcagATCTCATTTTGATTAATAATCATACAACACAATGAATTCCACCTCGAACCTCAGTGGGACCTTGTCTTCAGCGCATGGAACCCTTTGACCGG from Betta splendens chromosome 7, fBetSpl5.4, whole genome shotgun sequence encodes:
- the LOC114858876 gene encoding tumor necrosis factor receptor superfamily member 14-like, whose translation is MTFSGQRWTFAALLMFVMNVCRGHALTCHQAEYLIGNECCPMCLPGNRVRTDCTEFRSTSCLPCLDGTYMDHPTGLKQCFLCTICHQGSGLRTMWSCTSTSDAVCEPLDGFYCVEPASHGCYKAQKHTSCEPGQYISRNGTVSSDTECSDCSNGTFSDGSFTSCQPHTQCDSENLQLVKAGTASSDAECEEQTNLMALVWKYAILRTKLSVLSLLIPAEDGQKADVH